One stretch of Camelus bactrianus isolate YW-2024 breed Bactrian camel chromosome 21, ASM4877302v1, whole genome shotgun sequence DNA includes these proteins:
- the IQGAP3 gene encoding ras GTPase-activating-like protein IQGAP3 isoform X1 codes for MEGRGAAPGRAVYERLTAEEMDEQRRQNVAYQYLCRLEEAKRWMEACLKEELPSPVELEESLRNGVLLAKLGHCFAPSVVPLKKIYDVEQLRYQATGLHFRHTDNINFWLSAIAHIGLPSTFFPETTDIYDKKNMPRVVYCIHALSLFLFRLGLAPQIHDLYGKVKFTAEELSNMASELAKYGLQLPAFSKIGGILANELSVDEAAVHAAVLAINEAVERGVVKDTLAALQNPNAMLGNLREPLAAIYQELLAQAKMEKAANARNHFLQNDGESQDIYDCYLTQAEIQGNINHVNVLGALEVVDVALERQNPEALLEALQDSALALQGVRRDFADWYLEQLSSDREQKAQELGLVELLEKEEVQAGVAAANIKGDQEQAMLQAVQRINKAIQRGVAADTVRELMCPEAQLPPVYPFASAVYQQELAVLQRQRQGELGQEELFVAVEMLSAVVLINRALESRDASGFWSSLVNPATGLAEVEGENAQRYFDALVKLRQVRGVDGAFLSWNDLQATVSQVNAQVQEETDQVLAVSLINEALDQDNHEKTLSSLLLPAAALDDVSLPVAPRYHLLLVAAKRQKAQVTGDPGAVLWLEEIRQEVVRANQDTDTAQKMALGVAAINQAIKEGKAAQTERVLRNPTVALRGVVPECAHGYQRALEDTVAKKRRPGDTALWVQHDMKDGTAYYFHLQTFQGTWERPTGCRLNTSHLTREEIQSAITKVTAAYDRQQLWKANVGFIIRLQTRLRGFLVRQKFAERSRFLRTWLPAVVKIQAHWRGYRQRKIYLERLQYLKANTDAVVKIQAWARMWAARRRYRRRLGYFQKNVNAVVKIQAFFRARKARDDYRTLVHAPHPPLSVVCRFAHLLNQSQQDFLAEAELLKLQEEVVRKIRSNQQLEQDLNLLDIKIGLLVKNRITLQEVVSHCKKLTKKNKEQLSDMMVLDKQKGLKSLSKEKRQKLEAYQHLFYLLQTQPIYLAKLIFQMPQNKTTKFMESVIFSLYNYASNRREAYLLLQLFKTALQEEIKSKVEHPQDMVTGNPTVVRLVVRFYRNGRGQSALQEILGKVIQDVLEDKTLSVHTDPVHLYKSWINQTEAQTGQRSHLPYDVTPEQALSHPEVQRRLDISLRNLLAITDKFLVAIISSVDQIPYGMRYVAKVLKTTLAEKFPDATENEVYKVVGNLLYYRFLNPAVVAPDAFDIVAMAAGGALATPQRHALGAVAQLLQHAAAGKAFSRESQHLRVLNDYLEETHHKFRRFICRACQVPEPEERFAMDEYSDMVAVAKPVVYITMGELVNTHRLLLEHQDWIAPDHRDPLHELLEDLGELPTVPDLVGENVAADGNMDLSKLEVSLTLTNKFEGLETDVDDDNARSLLLSTKQMLADIMQFHSGDSLKEILSLSASREQEAAHKRLMCRRQACEAQTPAPLRRHRSLTAHCLLPLAEKQQRVLRNLRRLEGLGLVSASDGYQGLVDELAKDIRNQRRRRQRWKAELVKLQTTFQGLSAKTTFYEEQGDYYSQYIRACLDHLAPSSKSSGKGKKQPSLHYTAAQLLEKGVLVEIEDLPTSHFRNVIFDITPGDEAGKFEVNAKFLGVDMERFQLNYQDLLQLQYEGVAVMKLFNKAKVNVNLLIFLLNKKFLRK; via the exons TCTCTTCCTCTTCCGGCTGGGATTGGCCCCTCAGATACATGATCTATACGGGAAAGTGAAATTCACAG CCGAGGAACTCAGCAACATGGCCTCCGAACTGGCCAAATATGGCCTCCAgctgcctgccttcagcaagatcGGGGGCATCCTGGCCAATGAACTCTCGGTGGATGAGGCTGCAG TCCATGCAGCTGTTCTTGCCATCAATGAGGCAGTGGAGCGAGGGGTGGTCAAGGACACCCTGGCTGCCTTGCAGAATCCCAACGCTATGCTCGGGAATCTTCGAGAGCCTCTGGCAGCCATCTACCAGGAGCTTCTGGCCCAGGCCAAGATGGAGAAGGCTGCCAATGCCAGGAACCAC TTTTTGCAGAATGATGGAGAAAGCCAGGACATCTATGACTGCTACCTAACGCAGGCTGAAATCCAAGGCAACATCAACCACGTCAATG TCCTTGGGGCTCTAGAAGTTGTTGATGTTGCCCTGGAAAGACAGAACCCTGAGGCCTTGCTTGAGGCCCTTCAGGACTCCGCCCTGGCCCTGCAAGGAGTGAGGAGAGATTTTGCTGATTGGTACCTGGAACAACTGAGCTCAGACAGAGAGCAGAAAGCACAG GAGCTAGGCCTGGTGGAGCTTCTGGAAAAGGAGGAGGTCCAAGCTGGTGTGGCCGCAGCCAACATAAAGGGTGATCAGGAGCAAGCCA tGCTCCAGGCTGTGCAGAGGATCAACAAAGCCATCCAGAGGGGAGTGGCCGCTGACACTGTGAGGGAGCTGATGTGCCCTGAAGCCCAGCTGCCTCCAGTGTACCCTTTTGCCTCGGCTGTGTACCAGCAGGAGCTGGCAGTGCTCCAGCGGCAGCGGCAGGGG GAGCTTGGCCAGGAAGAGCTCTTCGTGGCCGTGGAGATGCTCTCAGCTGTGGTCCTGATTAACCGTGCTCTGGAGTCCAGAGATGCCAGCGGCTTCTGGAGCAGTCTGGTGAATCCTGCCACGGGTCTGGCAGAGGTGGAAGGAGAGAATGCTCAGCG GTACTTTGATGCTCTGGTGAAGCTGCGACAGGTGCGTGGAGTGGATGGGGCCTTTCTGAGCTGGAATGACCTGCAGGCCACCGTGAGCCAGGTCAATGCCCAGGTCCAGGAAGAGACTGATC AGGTCCTTGCGGTCAGCCTCATCAACGAGGCTCTGGACCAGGACAACCATGAGAAGACCCTATCCTCGCTTCTGCTTCCCGCGGCTGCCCTGGACGATGTCAGCCTTCCTGTTGCCCCTCGGTACCATCTCCTCCTCGTGGCGGCCAAAAGGCAGAAGGCCCAG GTGACAGGGGATCCTGGAGCTGTGCTGTGGCTGGAAGAAATCCGCCAGGAAGTGGTTAGAGCCAACCAGGACACAGACACAGCTCAGAAAA TGGCTCTCGGCGTGGCTGCCATCAATCAAGCCATCAAGGAGGGCAAGGCAGCTCAGACGGAGCGGGTGTTAAGGAACCCCACTGTGGCCCTCCGAGGGGTGGTTCCCGAGTGTGCCCATGGCTACCAACGAGCCCTAGAAGATACCGTAGCAAAGAAGCGGCGTCCAG GGGATACAGCACTCTGGGTTCAACATGACATGAAGGATGGCACCGCCTATTACTTCCATCTGCAGACCTTCCAGGGGACCTGGGAGCGACCCACTGGCTGCCGCCTCAACACCTCCCACCTGACTCGGGAGGAGATCCAG TCAGCCATCACCAAGGTCACCGCCGCTTATGACCGCCAACAGCTCTGGAAGGCTAACGTGGGCTTCATCATCCGGCTCCAGACTCGCCTCCGTGGCTTCCTGGTTCGGCAGAAGTTTGCTGAACGTTCTCGCTTTCTGAGGACCTGGCTCCCAGCAGTCGTCAAGATCCAG GCTCATTGGCGGGGTTACAGACAGAGGAAGATTTACCTGGAACGGTTGcaatatttaaaagcaaacacAGATGCTGTAGTTAAG ATCCAGGCTTGGGCCCGGATGTGGGCAGCTCGGAGGCGATACCGGAGGCGTCTGGGCTACTTCCAGAAAAAT GTGAACGCTGTTGTGAAGATCCAGGCATTTTTCCGAGCCAGGAAAGCCCGGGATGACTACAGGACATTAG TCCACGCGCCCCATCCCCCTCTCAGCGTGGTATGCAGATTTGCCCACCTCTTGAATCAAAGTCAGCAGGACTTCTTGGCTGAGGCAGAGCTGCTGAAGCTCCAGGAAGAGGTGGTCAGGAAGATTCGGTCCAATCAGCAGCTGGAGCAGGACCTCAACCTCTTGGACATCAAGATTGGCCTGCTGGTAAAGAACCGGATCACCCTGCAG GAGGTGGTCTCCCACTGCAAGAAGCTGACCAAGAAGAATAAGGAACAGCTGTCGGATATGATGGTTCTGGACAAGCAGAAGGGATTAAAGTCGCTGAGCAAAGAGAAACGGCAGAAGCTAGAAGCTTACCAACACCTCTTCTACCTGCTCCAG ACTCAACCCATCTACCTGGCCAAGCTGATCTTTCAGATGCCACAGAACAAAACCACCAAGTTCATGGAATCAGTTATTTTCAGTCTGTACAACTATGCCTCCAACCGCCGAGAGGCCTATCTCCTGCTCCAGCTGTTCAAGACAGCGCTCCAAGAGGAAATCAA GTCAAAAGTGGAGCACCCCCAGGACATGGTGACAGGCAACCCAACGGTGGTGAGGCTGGTGGTGAGATTCTACCGTAACGGGCGGGGACAGAGTGCCCTTCAGGAGATCCTTGGCAAGGTTATCCAAGACGTGCTAGAGGACAAAACGCTCAGTGTCCACACAGACCCTGTCCACCTCTACAAGAGCTGGATCAACCAGACCGAGGCCCAAACAGGGCAGCGCAG CCATCTCCCCTATGACGTAACCCCAGAGCAGGCCTTGAGCCATCCAGAGGTCCAGAGACGACTGGACATCTCCCTCCGCAACCTCCTTGCCATAACTGACAAGTTCCTTGTAGCCATCATCTCATCCGTGGACCAAATTCC GTATGGGATGCGCTATGTGGCCAAGGTTCTGAAGACAACTCTGGCAGAGAAGTTCCCTGATGCCACAGAGAATGAGGTCTATAAG GTGGTAGGGAACCTCCTGTACTACCGATTCCTGAACCCAGCGGTAGTGGCCCCTGACGCCTTCGACATTGTGGCCATGGCAGCGGGCGGCGCCCTGGCCACCCCCCAGCGCCACGCCCTGGGGGCTGTGGCTCAACTCCTGCAGCACGCTGCGGCTGGCAAGGCCTTCTCCAGGGAGAGCCAGCACCTGCGGGTCTTGAATGACTATCTGGAGGAGACACACCACAAGTTCAG GAGGTTCATCTGCCGAGCCTGCCAGGTGCCAGAGCCAGAAGAGCGTTTTGCGATGGATGAGTACTCAGACATGGTGGCTGTGGCCAAACCCGTGGTGTACATCACCATGGGGGAGCTGGTCAACACGCACAGG CTGTTGCTGGAACATCAGGACTGGATCGCCCCTGATCACCGCGACCCCCTGCACGAGCTCCTGGAGGACCTTGGGGAGCTGCCCACCGTCCCTGACCTTGTCG GGGAGAACGTAGCTGCAGATGGGAACATGGATCTGAGCAAGCTAGAAGTGTCCCTGACACTCACCAACAAGTTTGAGGGGCTAGAGACAGACGTGGACGATGACAATGCCCGGAGCCTGCTTCTGAG caCCAAGCAGATGCTGGCTGACATCATGCAGTTCCATTCCGGGGACTCCCTCAAGGAGATCCTGTCCCTGTCAGCCTCCAGAGAGCAG GAAGCAGCCCACAAGCGGCTGATGTGCCGACGCCAGGCCTGTGAGGCCCAGACCCCAGCGCCACTGCGACGACACCGCTCACTGACAGCTCACTGCCTCCTGCCGCTGGCAGAGAAGCAGCAGCGTGTCCTGCGGAACCTGCGCCGACTCGAGGGCCTGGGGTTGGTCAGCGCCAGCGATGGCTACCAAGGGCTGGTGGATGAACTGGCCAAG GACATCCGCAACCAGCGCAGGCGCCGGCAGCGGTGGAAAGCAGAGCTGGTGAAGCTCCAGACCACGTTCCAGGGCCTGAGCGCCAAGACCACCTTCTATGAGGAGCAGGGCGACTACTACAGCCAGTACATCCGGGCCTGCCTGGACCACCTGGCCCCCAGCTCCAA GAGTTCTGGCAAAGGGAAGAAGCAGCCATCTCTCCATTACACTGCTGCCCAGCTCCTGGAGAAGGGTGTCTTGGTGGAAATTGAAGATCTTCCCACCTCTCA CTTCAGAAATGTGATCTTTGACATCACCCCTGGAGATGAGGCAGGAAAGTTCGAAGTAAATGCCAAGTTCCTGGGTGTGGACATGGAGCGATTTCAGCTTAACTATCAG gacctcctgcagcTCCAGTACGAAGGTGTGGCTGTCATGAAACTCTTCAACAAGGCCAAGGTCAATGTTAACCTTCTCATCTTCCTCCTCAACAAGAAATTCTTGCGGAAGTGA